A window from Chrysemys picta bellii isolate R12L10 chromosome 2, ASM1138683v2, whole genome shotgun sequence encodes these proteins:
- the LOC135981904 gene encoding serine/arginine repetitive matrix protein 2-like has product MPNAPGFKQCASCAKPMPTSDPHDSCLKCLGESHQTDKCKICKAFRPRTKKERDFRLRQLLMEAALSPDAPSTSQAPAPSASVRSAPAAPAMPTTRVASDKPPRHRTSSAPQAQQVPRRRSLSPGHKKAHKTGTSVPKTPAPPVPGVEPRPPVEHRKQVPPAPSTPAPRPLSPVQIESPPRPAVIQCLPSTPETFAAARDLIALTEPAPPQPPAPTAPLTRPVQSRGKPALMRPPSQGLEPRHRSRSRSRSPRRSQSRRRISPRHRSYSRPRSSSRHRSTSRHRYDRRHRSTSRRSSRHRYGRRSTSRGRSRHRAYSRSSSRSRSDSRHRRGHRHRSRSRHRSPAPRRDRSSPDRHRAAPQPTGIVSTLSAPPWPSRSVSRSSEDLSRSAYHPQGQAEEQDLGHWQEITEDHSHGPSHWSFWTPWAYHQAQGAPIASTSRSGHSARRAPESTISRPPPGGMEASVSAPPDALDPSAGDAPAQEQGDQDPPLDPVPPEASSSSSPDEAVAGTSCTGPPPIDLRAHQDLLRRMARNMDLQAEEIVEVHDPIVNILGADAPSRVALPLIRTIQANATTIWQTPASIPPTARGVERKYFVPSKDYGYLYTHPQPCSLVVASVNARERHGQQAAAPKSKEAKRLDLFGRKVYSAGGLQLRAANQQALLSRFDFNSWNSMGKFKELVPQESREEFGALVEEGKKVARTSLQASLDIADSAARTLASGIAMRRISWLQVSGLPQELQQTLQDLPFEGQGLFSEKTDSRLQSLKDSRTIMRSLGMHVVGTQRRPFRPQPQRFYPPPTSSETGLGPEARARW; this is encoded by the coding sequence atgcccaacgctcccggcttcaagcagtgcgcctcctgcgctaagcctatgcccacgagcgacccgcacgactcctgtctgaagtgcctgggagagtcccatcaaacagataagtgtaagatctgtaaggccttcagaccaaggaccaagaaggagcgggactttcggctccggcaactcctgatggaggcggcacttagtccggacgctccatctacaagccaggccccggcacctagcgcctcggtgcgcagtgccccggcggcaccggccatgccgaccacgcgagtggcgtcggacaagcctccccggcaccggacttcgtcggcaccgcaagcacagcaagtgcctcggcgccggtcattatccccagggcataaaaaagcccataagacggggacctccgtgccgaagacgccggctcccccagtgccgggggtagagccgcgtccgccggtggagcaccggaaacaggtgcctccagcaccgtcgactccggcaccgaggccgttgagtccggtgcagatagagtctccaccgaggccggcggtgatacagtgcctcccgtcgactccagagaccttcgcggcggcgagagacttaatagctctcacggagccggcaccgcctcaaccaccggcaccgacagcaccgttgactcgcccggtccagtcgagggggaaacctgccttgatgcgccctccatcgcaagggctggaacctcggcaccggtccaggtcccgaagcaggtccccacgccgctcgcagtcccggcgccgaatatcacctcggcaccggtcgtactcgcggccaagatcttcgtcgcggcaccgctctacgtctcggcaccgctatgatcgtcggcaccgatcaacgtcgagacgtagttctcggcaccgctacggccgacgctcgacgtcgagaggccgctcccggcaccgggcatactccaggtcctcgtcgaggtccagatccgactcccggcaccgacgaggtcatcggcaccgatcgcggtcccggcaccgttcgccggcaccgcgtagagatagatcatctccggaccggcaccgtgcggcaccgcagcccacgggaatcgtctcgacgctctcggcaccgccatggccatcgcgatcagtgtctcgctcctcggaggacctatcgagatcggcataccaccctcaggggcaagccgaggaacaggacttgggccattggcaggagataacagaggaccattctcatggcccatctcactggtcgttttggaccccgtgggcgtaccatcaggcgcaaggggctccaatagcttcgacctcccGCTCGGGTCACTccgctagaagggccccggagtccaccatctctcggcctccgccagggggcatggaggcttccgtgtccgcaccacctgacgccctggacccaagcgcaggtgatgctccggcccaggagcagggagaccaggaccctcccttggatcctgtaccaccggaggcatcttcctcttcctctccggatgaggcagtggcgggcacatcgtgcacaggtccacctccaatagatcttcgggctcaccaggatctcctgcgtaggatggcccgtaatatggacctgcaggcggaggagatagtagaGGTGCACGatcccatcgtgaatatcctcggagcggatgccccatcgagggtggcgttacccctgatccgcacgatacaagccaatgcaactacgatatggcagactcctgcctctatcccacccacagcgagaggggtggaaaggaaatactttgttccgtccaaagactacgggtacttgtatacccacccccaaccgtgttcactggtggtggcatcagtgaacgcaagggagcgccacggtcagcaggccgcagcgcccaaatcaaaggaggctaagcgcctcgatttgttcggacgtaaagtttactcagccggagggctccaacttagagcggctaaccagcaggcgctcttgagccgctttgactttaactcctggaactctatggggaagtttaaggagttggttccccaagagtccagggaggagtttggagccctggtagaggagggtaagaaggtggctcggacctccttacaggcctccttagacatagcggactctgctgcgagaaccctggcctcaggtatcgctatgcggaggatctcctggctccaggtttcgggtctgcctcaggaactgcagcaaaccctgcaggatctacccttcgaaggacaagggttgttttcagaaaagacggactctcgtctacagagcctcaaggactccaggacaatcatgcgttccctggggatgcatgttgtgggcactcagcgcaggccatttaggccgcagcctcagcgcttctaccccccccccacctcgtcagagacaggactcggcccggaggcgagggcgaggtggtag